Part of the Nostoc sp. ATCC 53789 genome, GCAGTCTTATGGTGGATAGAGGAACTAATGTAGGACTTCCTTACTCTGGTTCGGCACCTGACATCGGTCGATGGGAGTGGTAAAAATACTTGTTGGGTTTAGGGGGAAAGGGAAAAGCTTAAAAGGGAAAAAACCTTATATATCGAGTCTTCCACTCCTTTTTCCTTTTAACCGAGCAGTATTGGGAGTGGTAAGGAAAGTTGATTTAATAAAATCCAAATTTTTGGATCGGAGTTTGGCTATACCAAAGCCTTAAAGGATAATGTACAGTGACAAATTAATGTCATCGAGGGTGTGAAAGCTTGAACTCTCTAGTCTTAAGCTTAGAAACGGCACAGGGAACTTACAAGCTGTATCAACACAAATTGTTGTCAGTCTAAAGTGGATAAGGATTTATTTGATGACACGAATTTGTCTCAACATCATTTAATTTTTCACTGTACAAAAAGGGAAAAAACCGCGAAATATTGTGTTTCACGGTTTTTAGTGTGGTGTAAGGAGCTTAACTAAATCTCATCATAAAGTAACAGCTCAACAGCAACGCACTGGTAACAATTTTGGTAACAGACTTTTTTTAGCAGCCTTAGAGCAAAGCACCACCACAACTAGAACCACACCCAGCAGTACAACCATAGCAATAAGCAGCAGTTTGGATCTCACTAATCAGGTCTAGACTGCCAGCTTCTAGCAATTTGCTAACTGTTAGTGGTTCAGAATTACCAGTTTTTGCAGGCAAATTCATCATCTGGTTAAAGTCACAATCATATACATTTCCTAGATAGTCAATTGAAAGTTGATCGCGGCACATCAAATGTTCAACTGTGCCAGGATTAAAATTTGACTCTAAAAACTGCAAATAGCTACTGTGTAGTTTTCTCCGTTCTAAATGTATTTTGGTTCTACCAACTGGTAGGTTGTTAATGGTGAAGAGGTTGTTAAATACAATATTAAAATGTTCTTGTAAGAACGTTTTGTAATCTCGTTCTAGGTTAGTCTGTTCGGGAGCTAAGGAAAATTTTTCAGTAGTGGGTAACTGGGGATTAAATACCAAGTCCAAAATTAAATTTTCATCTTTACCATAGCCGAGTTGGTTAAGCCACTGCAAAGCTTTGACTGAACTATCAAAAACGCCAGAACCACGCATTTTATCAACATTATCTACTAAATAGCATGGTAGAGAAGCCACAACTCTTATTTGGTGTTGAGCAAAATATTCTGGTAAATCAGCAAATCCATCTTCAAAATAAATAGTCAAATTAGACCGGACAATCACCTGCTTGCCGGTTGCTCTTGCTGCTTCTACTAATGGCTTAAATCCATAATTCATTTCTGGTGCGCCACCAGTCAAATCCACAATTTTAATTTCGGGAAATTTATGGATTAGCGAAATCAATTGTTCGCAAACTTCAGGAGAAAGCTCTTCTGTACGTTTTGGCCCAGCTTCGACATGACAGTGTGTACAGGCAAGGTTACAACGCTTACCTAGATTAATTTGTAAAACAGAGATCCCCTTTTTTGTCAAAGGTGAATTTAGTTTATTTTTAAATGGTGTAATTTTGGATTGAGTTTGCATTAGCTACTATTCCTTAAATATGATAAAAATTTATTAAATTTTTCTAACCTTGTAATAATCTGTAAATTATTCCACTAATAATTGCAGCAATAGGTAAAGTTAAAATCCACGATAATAGTATCTGATAAAATACACGCATATTGGCTTTTTTGCCAATCAAACCGACTCCAAAAATAGATCCAACTGAAACATGAGTGGTGGAAACAGGAAGTCCAAACAGACTAGCTGCAATCACTAGAATTCCAGTTACTATATTTGCTGATAAGCCTTGAGGAGGATTCAATGAGGTAATCTTTTCACTCATGGTGACAGCAACTTTTTGGGAGTTGAGTAAACCGCCAAGTGCCATTGCGATCGCAATCGTGATCATTCCTCCCTGAACCGAAAAATACTCAATAACTAGAATGAGTGAGGAAATCTTGGGAGTATCATTTAATCCTCTCGCAAAACTCACAACTCCGGCGCTGAGAAAATGGCAAGTATCAATCATTTTTTGATTGACTGGTAGGTTCCATTTGGAATTTATATAGCCAGATAAGCTGTAAATTGCTGCTCCGAAAGGAATGGCAATGATCGGACTGAGAAATAAAGGCAAAACAAAGGAAGTTCCCAAAACGGCAAAATTGACTTTGAGTCCGATCGCAACTAATCCAGCGCCAACTAGCGCACCGATTAAACTGTGAGTTGTGGAAATGGGAAACCCCATAAGGGTGGCTATCAGTACAGTTAGACCAGTTGCGATCGCAACTGCGAGATGAAACTCTGGTGAATTAGCGATCGCATCAGGCACTAGTCCTTTACCAGAGAAGTTTTTAATTAGTGTACTTGCCAAAAAAGTTGCAGTTGCTGCACCACCTAAAGTTGTGAAAGTTGCCCACAAAATTGCTGTTTGATAGCTACTAGTTCGGCTACCAAACAACGTTGCTACCCCTTTAAAGTTGTCATTGGCACCATTTGAATATGCTAAAAAAAGCGTAGCGATAAATAAACTAATTAACAACATTTTGGGGTTTATAAATAAGAAGTCAGAATCCAGAATCCAGAATTAAGAATGCAATTTTTAAAATATTCTAATTATACATTCATACCCCAGTCGTACAGAATAATTCTGAATTCTGTCTTAAGAAATTAACAGCAACCACCACCGCTATAGTGCCAGGTTGAGTTGGTAACAATTATTTCTGCTGGCTTGATAGCCGCAAGTTTAGCGGCAGTTTTATCACACACTGCTGCGGGAATACCTCGCTGGAGTAAGTGTCCTGCTGAGTCATCGAAAAAGGGTTCTGAACCAGCATAAATTGCTGTTTTTCCTGTGAAAATACAAGCACCATCTTCTGGAATATCAACTTTAAAGGAGACAGAATCCAGGCTTTCTAAAAGTAGGTGTTCGTCTAAATTATAAGTCTGAGAATCTAGTAGACGATAAGGACGACGAGCGCGAATTTCAACTTGACCAAAACCAGCATTTGTAATCAGTTCAGTATACTCTTGATATGTAAGCGCGCCTGATAAACACATGGCTCTGAGTCGTTCATCTTGTTGAAGATGTGCTGGAATTTCACTAGTGGCAATTGGATCGCTCATCTGCAAACGTCCGCCTGGTTTTAATACCCGATAGGCTTCTTTTAAAGCACGGTTTAAATCTTCTGGTTCAAAGATGTTGAAAAGGCAATTCTGCGCCACGATATCGACGCTAGCATCAGCAACCGGTAAGTTAAAAGCATCACCTTCGCGGATTTCTACAAAACTCGTGTCAAACCACGGGTTTTCTTGAGCAGCAATTTCCAGATTGCGTGCGGCTGCTTCCCGCATGGCCCCAACCGGTTCAACGGCAATTACAGCACCTGCATAGCGGGAAAAATAAGCGAATTGCAACGCTTCTAAGCCGCCACCAACGCCCACATAAAGCACAGTAGGCTGATTTCCTAGTTCGCTGGAGTGAACGGTAGTGCCACAACCATAGTTCATTTCCTGCATAGCCAAAGGAATTTTCAACCCTGGTAGTTGCAGGGGTGTACTTTGCACACAACAAAGTCCAACTTGCGGGGTTTCGGCAACTTCGCGGTAAAATTGCGCTGCTGTTTCTAGATAAGTCATGCAGTTTTAGATTTTTAGATGATGACAGCTTTGTGCATCCTAATATAATTAACCCTGAGTTGGATGAGTTATTGCTCAGATTGCCAAAAACCTCAAATCTTCCTAGAACACAAAACTTTGAGGTTTTATCGTTATTTCACACTGGATAGGGGATGAGGGAGCAGGGAGCAGGGGGACAAGGGGACAAAAGTTTAGAACTTACAACAAGTCTTTCCCCTTGTCCCCAATTCTCCTTGTCCCCAAGTCCTCTTTCCCATCTCAAATTCAATCATGCAATGTGTAGCCGACACCACTCACAGTTTGAATGAGACACTTTTCGTTATTGGCTTCAAGTTTCAGACGCAGGTAGCGTATATGAAGTTCGATGATGTTGGCATCGCTCATGAAGTCGTAAGCCCAGACTTCTTGTAAAATGCGATCGCAGGTAATTAGCTGTCGTGGATGGGCCAGTAAATATTCCAGTAAATCAAATTCCTTAGCAGTTAACTCAATTAACCTTTGATCTCGGTACACTTGGCGCGTGCGACGATTTAAACTCAAGTCTTCAAATTCTAAAACATCTGCGCTGTCTACTTGCCAATTTCTTCGCAGGTGAGTGCCAACTCTGGCCAATAATTCATCAACACTGAAGGGCTTAACGAGGTAATCATCAGCACCAGCGTCTAAGCCTACAATGCGATCGCTTACTTCATCTTTGACGGTTAATAATATTATTGGCAATTTATCACTAATATTTCGCAGGTGGTGGCAAATCTCTAACCCCGATAAGCCAGGCAACACCCAGTCTACAATTACTAAATCTAGATGTAACTCACGCGCTGCGGTGAGTGCAGTTAATCCATCGTAGGCAATACTGACTTGATAGCCTTCATAATTTAATTCTAATTCGACAAATCGCGCCAGTTTGACTTCATCTTCAACCAGTAAGATGTGCGTCATGATGATGTTAATGATTTCAGCAGGGTACGGTAAGCAACAATACGGTCTGGAAACACTTGAGCGAGGTGCTAGCTACTTACATAGCAAAACATCTAAATTAGGTGTACGTTAGCTTAGTATAAACCTGAGTAAGTAACAACAGTATATTTGAAAATACCGATGGCTGCTTAATCAACGAACGATCAAACTGACTATTAGCAATAGCTTGTGACATCTTCACCACATTTATCGGCAAGATAACAGAGTGCTTTAAAACGCAAACCAACTACTTCCTCGTATAGTGGATTTAATTTACACATCGGAGGAATATGAAATAGCTTCCGACCAAACAGTGTGATATCTTGCTCAAAGGGACACTGAGCAGGAATAGCTTTGCACAAGAAATGAGCCAATTTAGAGTTATGAATTTCTATCTTTTCCAACCACTCGCGTACTGGGTGTAGTAAATCATTGTGTGACCGTACTTGAATAAAGCTTGTCATAATTTTTCACCTTAATAATTTCAAACTAGATTGAGTTTGTTCTATTTGAACCTCTATAAATACATACACTTAGGTTCTATAGTTTTATGCACTGATTCCTAGTTCGTTCGTCCTCTACAAAGATAGAATGAATCTCTAGGTACACTGTAAACTACACATTCAAGGGTCAAAATTCCTGATGATTTCTACAATTTCCAAAAACTTTTGCAACAAATGAATCGGCTAAAGCTGTATCTCACTGGGGCAAGAACCGCTATATTGTGCCAAACGCTAGGCTAGATATTGCCGAACTGCAAAACTATAAATAAATTCTGGGAGGCGCAGCTAAACTTACTCTAAAAAAGCATCAAGCTTTAAGGAAGCTGCGAAAACTTATGACTGATAACTTCTTCAGTAACAAAAAGCTACTTTTTGACCGATGGGCACCAAGTTATGATTGGCTCTTTCCTTCAGTGTTTTATCGAGCCATTCACAAACGCTTGCTGGAGTACGTCGATTTACCAAAGTCAGCAAATGTACTTGATATCGGTTGTGGTACTGGCCGCTTACTTGAGCGCCTTGCTACTCAGTTTCCTGACCTGCGGGGTACTGGATTGGATTTCTCTGCTAATATGTTGCGGTTAGCAAGACAGAGCAACCACCACCGTCCACGCTTAATTTATATTGAGGGTAAAGCTGAGTCTCTTCCTTTTGCTGATGGTCAATTTAATGCTGTCTTCAGCACTATCAGCTTCTTGCACTATTTGGAACCGAAACAGGTAGTTAGTCAGATAGCACGGGTACTTTCTCCCGGTGGCCGTTTCTACTTAGTTGACATTAACATTACTTCTAAAAAAGAGGCAGAGCCTCAATTATTGCCACTTACTCCCCGTGGAATTAGACTCTACAGCCCTAATCAACGTCAACTTCTTGGCTCTTCTGCTGGGCTATTGTGTTTGAATCACCACTATTTATTAGGGCCAGTCTTACTAACAATTTTTGCTAAACCTCCGATTTGAAAATAGAAAATTGGAAAGAGTAAAAGATTGTAAACAGCTTGTATCAGTCATTTTTCTCTATATCTTAATTACGAATTACGTTAGCGTAGCGGTAGCGAGTCCGCGAGCGTCATTACGAATTAGTATGTCCTCGATATTCCATAAACACCACAGGAACTTTGAGCAGCTTTTTAGCTAATTGCGACAATCTAAATTTATCGTTGAGCGTAGACAAGCCTGTTGTTCTGGGAAATTGTGGCAAGTCTTCAAAAGATATTGGTGCAAAATTAAACCGACTGTAAAACTGTGCCAATCGTTCACCTAAACATTCAAGATAAAGTGGTTGCGTTGCTGTATTAATCAAATGCTGCGTTAGCAAAGTACCCAAACCGCGACCTCTCCAAGCTGATGCAACGACCAAACTACCAAGTTCTTGTGCCCCTGAAAAATTACGTAGCTGTCCGCAAGCTACGAGATTATCACCAAATTCAATTACCCAAAATTGCTGCCAGTTTAATTGAGTTGGGTCGAGTTTCGCTGAGAATACCAGCAATCGAATTGACCACTTATCCGCCAAGGTTGCCTTGCGAAGGACACATCCAGATGGTAACGGTGGATTACTCTGGTTCATTAATTACACTTTGATAGTTTGGATCACAATCATCACACGATATTATTCACTTAGATCATTTGCCATTCTCTGTCAAGTGTCAATAAAGCAATTCTAAAAGCATCTCGGATATCAAATCTGTTCTAAATTGTCCTTTAACGACGTCAAGCATTCTAAGGTTAGCAAATTCTATAGTTATGGATTTTTGTCATCAAAGATGAGTAGTACTAAACAATACTTCCGATAGAGGGACAATCAGCGATAACTAGATTCTGGATAGATGTATTCAAAACCCAAATTTTCTTAAGATAATCCCAAGAATAAATAATTAAGGAATGTCATCATGGCTGAACAAAAAAAACAAAAATCTGATAATCAAGAAACTACGCCTACTGCTTCTGGTGGCTACCAAACCCCCATCGACGAAAGTATCCGCAAAACTGGCGATGCTGAAAAGAGTGATGCTAAACCCAGTGCTACACCAGAAGCACCAGGAGAGGATGGTATAGCAGGTAGCCCTAATCAGGGAACTGAATCACGTTAATTGGTTTTAACTTTCCCAAGTTTGAATAATCTTCTTGGGGTTTTTTAGTAACCCCGATTTACTAAACTTTGAGTGGATAGTTGTGGTTTATATCACGATTATTCACTCATTTTTGTTGTGCGAGAATGTGGTGCGCTAAGTGCGTAAGCGCAGCCCCAATACTGCTCGGTTAATGGACTTCTAAATAAAAAAATACTCAACTACTTATTGTGGGGTGGACATCTTGTGCGCCCTTGGCTATGGGCGCACAAGATGTCCATCCCACAGGATTGGATAATTTATTTCTTGGAAGTCCCAACAAAGCTCTGAAAATGTTGGGTTTCGTTCCTCAATCCAACCTACCTGGAGTAGTTTTGCATTCTGGCATTGTTATGTATTTTATTTTACCTCTTACTAAAAAAATGATTTTTATTCACTTAGTTAGTGCTTGTGCAAAGCTATACCCTGTAGGGCAATTCGTGAATTGCCCCTATGGTAAATCGGGGCTTTCACTGCTTTTTTGCCTACCGAAGTTTGTCAGCACAGTGCTAAGGGAAAATCACCTATGCCTGAAAATCTGCTCAACT contains:
- a CDS encoding inorganic phosphate transporter, coding for MLLISLFIATLFLAYSNGANDNFKGVATLFGSRTSSYQTAILWATFTTLGGAATATFLASTLIKNFSGKGLVPDAIANSPEFHLAVAIATGLTVLIATLMGFPISTTHSLIGALVGAGLVAIGLKVNFAVLGTSFVLPLFLSPIIAIPFGAAIYSLSGYINSKWNLPVNQKMIDTCHFLSAGVVSFARGLNDTPKISSLILVIEYFSVQGGMITIAIAMALGGLLNSQKVAVTMSEKITSLNPPQGLSANIVTGILVIAASLFGLPVSTTHVSVGSIFGVGLIGKKANMRVFYQILLSWILTLPIAAIISGIIYRLLQG
- the arsS gene encoding arsenosugar biosynthesis radical SAM (seleno)protein ArsS (Some members of this family are selenoproteins.), yielding MQTQSKITPFKNKLNSPLTKKGISVLQINLGKRCNLACTHCHVEAGPKRTEELSPEVCEQLISLIHKFPEIKIVDLTGGAPEMNYGFKPLVEAARATGKQVIVRSNLTIYFEDGFADLPEYFAQHQIRVVASLPCYLVDNVDKMRGSGVFDSSVKALQWLNQLGYGKDENLILDLVFNPQLPTTEKFSLAPEQTNLERDYKTFLQEHFNIVFNNLFTINNLPVGRTKIHLERRKLHSSYLQFLESNFNPGTVEHLMCRDQLSIDYLGNVYDCDFNQMMNLPAKTGNSEPLTVSKLLEAGSLDLISEIQTAAYCYGCTAGCGSSCGGALL
- a CDS encoding GNAT family N-acetyltransferase; its protein translation is MNQSNPPLPSGCVLRKATLADKWSIRLLVFSAKLDPTQLNWQQFWVIEFGDNLVACGQLRNFSGAQELGSLVVASAWRGRGLGTLLTQHLINTATQPLYLECLGERLAQFYSRFNFAPISFEDLPQFPRTTGLSTLNDKFRLSQLAKKLLKVPVVFMEYRGHTNS
- a CDS encoding class I SAM-dependent methyltransferase: MTDNFFSNKKLLFDRWAPSYDWLFPSVFYRAIHKRLLEYVDLPKSANVLDIGCGTGRLLERLATQFPDLRGTGLDFSANMLRLARQSNHHRPRLIYIEGKAESLPFADGQFNAVFSTISFLHYLEPKQVVSQIARVLSPGGRFYLVDINITSKKEAEPQLLPLTPRGIRLYSPNQRQLLGSSAGLLCLNHHYLLGPVLLTIFAKPPI
- a CDS encoding response regulator transcription factor, producing the protein MTHILLVEDEVKLARFVELELNYEGYQVSIAYDGLTALTAARELHLDLVIVDWVLPGLSGLEICHHLRNISDKLPIILLTVKDEVSDRIVGLDAGADDYLVKPFSVDELLARVGTHLRRNWQVDSADVLEFEDLSLNRRTRQVYRDQRLIELTAKEFDLLEYLLAHPRQLITCDRILQEVWAYDFMSDANIIELHIRYLRLKLEANNEKCLIQTVSGVGYTLHD
- the arsM gene encoding arsenosugar biosynthesis arsenite methyltransferase ArsM, whose translation is MTYLETAAQFYREVAETPQVGLCCVQSTPLQLPGLKIPLAMQEMNYGCGTTVHSSELGNQPTVLYVGVGGGLEALQFAYFSRYAGAVIAVEPVGAMREAAARNLEIAAQENPWFDTSFVEIREGDAFNLPVADASVDIVAQNCLFNIFEPEDLNRALKEAYRVLKPGGRLQMSDPIATSEIPAHLQQDERLRAMCLSGALTYQEYTELITNAGFGQVEIRARRPYRLLDSQTYNLDEHLLLESLDSVSFKVDIPEDGACIFTGKTAIYAGSEPFFDDSAGHLLQRGIPAAVCDKTAAKLAAIKPAEIIVTNSTWHYSGGGCC
- a CDS encoding Mo-dependent nitrogenase C-terminal domain-containing protein, with amino-acid sequence MTSFIQVRSHNDLLHPVREWLEKIEIHNSKLAHFLCKAIPAQCPFEQDITLFGRKLFHIPPMCKLNPLYEEVVGLRFKALCYLADKCGEDVTSYC